From a single Parambassis ranga chromosome 2, fParRan2.1, whole genome shotgun sequence genomic region:
- the LOC114429552 gene encoding POU domain, class 3, transcription factor 3-B isoform X1 — protein MATAASNPYLPSNSILSSGSIVHSDSGGGGMQPGSAAVTSGSGGYRGDPSVKMVQSDFMQGAMAASNGGHMLSHAHQWVTSLPHAAAAAAAAAVAAAEAGSPWSSSPQQQDVKSSARDDLHTGTALHHRPPHLAPHQTHAGAWGSTTAAHINSISGGQQQQQSLIYSQPGGFTVNGMLSPGSQSLVHPGLVRGDTPDLDHGSHHHHHHHHQHPHHQHHGGVNSHDPHSDDDTPTSDDLEQFAKQFKQRRIKLGFTQADVGLALGTLYGNVFSQTTICRFEALQLSFKNMCKLKPLLNKWLEEADSSTGSPTSIDKIAAQGRKRKKRTSIEVSVKGALESHFLKCPKPSAQEISSLADNLQLEKEVVRVWFCNRRQKEKRMTPPGAAQTPEDVYSQVGNGHFLVDYLKDASEASDQRVTTTSSFHQVILAH, from the exons ATGGCCACCGCGGCTTCCAATCCTTATCTACCCAGCAATAGCATCTTATCGTCCGGCTCCATCGTGCACTCTGACTCCGGAGGTGGTGGCATGCAGCCGGGCAGTGCTGCGGTTACCTCGGGGTCTGGAGGCTACAGGGGAGACCCCTCAGTCAAGATGGTACAGAGTGACTTTATGCAAGGCGCAATGGCAGCGAGCAACGGGGGACACATGCTGAGCCATGCCCATCAGTGGGTGACATCCCTCCCGCACGCCGCAGCggccgcagcagcagccgctgttgcagcagctgaagccgGATCGCCTTGGTCGTCGAGCCCGCAGCAGCAGGACGTGAAAAGCTCCGCCAGAGACGATCTGCACACGGGCACCGCGCTGCATCACAGGCCCCCTCACTTAGCTCCCCATCAGACTCACGCCGGGGCTTGGGGGAGCACGACTGCGGCTCACATTAACTCCATATCCggggggcagcagcagcagcagtctctcATCTACTCCCAGCCGGGAGGGTTCACTGTGAACGGGATGCTGAGTCCGGGGAGCCAGAGCCTGGTGCACCCGGGCCTGGTGAGAGGAGACACCCCGGATCTGGACCACGgcagccaccaccaccaccaccatcaccaccagcaTCCGCATCACCAGCACCACGGCGGCGTCAACAGCCACGACCCGCACTCGGACGACGACACGCCGACCTCGGACGACCTGGAACAGTTCGCCAAGCAGTTCAAACAGCGGAGGATCAAATTGGGTTTTACGCAGGCGGACGTCGGCTTGGCTCTGGGCACCCTGTACGGGAACGTTTTCTCTCAGACAACCATTTGCAGATTCGAggctctgcagctcagcttcAAAAACATGTGCAAGCTCAAGCCTTTGTTAAACAAGTGGCTTGAGGAGGCCGACTCCTCCACCGGCAGTCCCACCAGCATCGACAAGATCGCGGCGCAGGGGAGGAAGCGAAAGAAGCGCACGTCCATCGAAGTGAGCGTCAAAGGGGCTTTGGAGAGCCACTTCCTCAAATGCCCCAAACCCTCGGCCCAGGAGATCAGCAGCCTGGCGGACAACTTGCAGCTGGAGAAAGAGGTGGTTAGAGTCTGGTTTTGCAATAGGAGACAGAAGGAAAAACGGATGACGCCCCCAGGAGCGGCACAGACGCCGGAGGATGTGTACTCTCAGGTCGGCAAT gGGCATTTTTTAGTAGATTACTTAAAAGATGCAAGTGAAGCGAGCGACCAGAGGGTGACAACTACAAGTTCATTCCACCAGGTAATTTTGGCGCATTGA
- the LOC114429552 gene encoding POU domain, class 3, transcription factor 3-B isoform X2, which yields MATAASNPYLPSNSILSSGSIVHSDSGGGGMQPGSAAVTSGSGGYRGDPSVKMVQSDFMQGAMAASNGGHMLSHAHQWVTSLPHAAAAAAAAAVAAAEAGSPWSSSPQQQDVKSSARDDLHTGTALHHRPPHLAPHQTHAGAWGSTTAAHINSISGGQQQQQSLIYSQPGGFTVNGMLSPGSQSLVHPGLVRGDTPDLDHGSHHHHHHHHQHPHHQHHGGVNSHDPHSDDDTPTSDDLEQFAKQFKQRRIKLGFTQADVGLALGTLYGNVFSQTTICRFEALQLSFKNMCKLKPLLNKWLEEADSSTGSPTSIDKIAAQGRKRKKRTSIEVSVKGALESHFLKCPKPSAQEISSLADNLQLEKEVVRVWFCNRRQKEKRMTPPGAAQTPEDVYSQGHFLVDYLKDASEASDQRVTTTSSFHQVILAH from the exons ATGGCCACCGCGGCTTCCAATCCTTATCTACCCAGCAATAGCATCTTATCGTCCGGCTCCATCGTGCACTCTGACTCCGGAGGTGGTGGCATGCAGCCGGGCAGTGCTGCGGTTACCTCGGGGTCTGGAGGCTACAGGGGAGACCCCTCAGTCAAGATGGTACAGAGTGACTTTATGCAAGGCGCAATGGCAGCGAGCAACGGGGGACACATGCTGAGCCATGCCCATCAGTGGGTGACATCCCTCCCGCACGCCGCAGCggccgcagcagcagccgctgttgcagcagctgaagccgGATCGCCTTGGTCGTCGAGCCCGCAGCAGCAGGACGTGAAAAGCTCCGCCAGAGACGATCTGCACACGGGCACCGCGCTGCATCACAGGCCCCCTCACTTAGCTCCCCATCAGACTCACGCCGGGGCTTGGGGGAGCACGACTGCGGCTCACATTAACTCCATATCCggggggcagcagcagcagcagtctctcATCTACTCCCAGCCGGGAGGGTTCACTGTGAACGGGATGCTGAGTCCGGGGAGCCAGAGCCTGGTGCACCCGGGCCTGGTGAGAGGAGACACCCCGGATCTGGACCACGgcagccaccaccaccaccaccatcaccaccagcaTCCGCATCACCAGCACCACGGCGGCGTCAACAGCCACGACCCGCACTCGGACGACGACACGCCGACCTCGGACGACCTGGAACAGTTCGCCAAGCAGTTCAAACAGCGGAGGATCAAATTGGGTTTTACGCAGGCGGACGTCGGCTTGGCTCTGGGCACCCTGTACGGGAACGTTTTCTCTCAGACAACCATTTGCAGATTCGAggctctgcagctcagcttcAAAAACATGTGCAAGCTCAAGCCTTTGTTAAACAAGTGGCTTGAGGAGGCCGACTCCTCCACCGGCAGTCCCACCAGCATCGACAAGATCGCGGCGCAGGGGAGGAAGCGAAAGAAGCGCACGTCCATCGAAGTGAGCGTCAAAGGGGCTTTGGAGAGCCACTTCCTCAAATGCCCCAAACCCTCGGCCCAGGAGATCAGCAGCCTGGCGGACAACTTGCAGCTGGAGAAAGAGGTGGTTAGAGTCTGGTTTTGCAATAGGAGACAGAAGGAAAAACGGATGACGCCCCCAGGAGCGGCACAGACGCCGGAGGATGTGTACTCTCAG gGGCATTTTTTAGTAGATTACTTAAAAGATGCAAGTGAAGCGAGCGACCAGAGGGTGACAACTACAAGTTCATTCCACCAGGTAATTTTGGCGCATTGA